The DNA sequence ttccacagtggggacataggtttccaggtgtgagtttatcatggtgagggtttgccaagtgtaacttcctcttagcacgtttctgcCTTTCGTCCtcagttcaagtgtcttcaaagcctatgacaccttgggtaaaggctgttctctaactggaatgcttgcaggccagtgtttcccagttgtcggcgtttatactacattttttaagatttgccttgagagagtctttaaactgcttttgttgaccaccaacattatgcttttcatttttaagttcggaatagagtagttgctttgaaagacgatcatcaggcatccgcacaacatgaccagtccaacgaagttgatgttgaagaatcattgcttcgacactggtgatctttgcttcttccagtacactggcattagttctcctgtcttcccaggtgatgtgtaaaaaaaatttgGGGACAcctttgatggaatctttcgaggagttggagatggcatttagtgtataagtggtccatgtttcgcAAGCGTATAGTAAGGttgtacaatagctttgtaatcaagcatttttgttttcctgCGAATGtccctcaaacactctgcacttcaaccgggagaaagccgcactcgcagatctcaggcgatgctggatttcggcatcaatgccggcccttgtggaaagagaaCTGCCCAGGTatagcccacccccccaccccccgtgtttTCAGCTGTTCAGGCGCCTATAAAAGAGCAATAACAATccgcctgctgctgctcctcctcgaTGACGTCATTGTGCGTCACTGCCCCTCCCGCCCTCTTTTTCGCCCCTGAGGGAACTGGCGGGAGGCGCGCGAGGCCCACCTGACCGTCACGCGCCGCGCGTGCGTGGGCAAACCAGGCGCGGATTCGGGCGACGGCCCGTTGCTAAGGCTCCTCGGCAAGGGCCGCGGAAAGAGCCCCTCTGCTGCCGACCAATCTCCAGCCCCGCTCTCCGCTGTGGTCGAGGCTCACGGGCCGCCGCGGCTGCCAATCGGGTAGGTCACCCCCCCCCGCTATTGCCCCTTCGCTCCAGCCTATCAGCGGCCGACGTGGAGGAGCTCCGCCCCACGCCGCCGCCCCCTTCCCAGCTGGTGCTGCTGGCGGCGACCAACGCGAAATGGGAGGACGAGGGGGCTGTCTGCCGCGAACCAATCAGCGGAGAGAGCCGGGGTGAGGGGCGGGGCCAAGGGAGAAGGCGagtcccccgccccccgccgcctCTGCCGAGGAAAGCTGACCTGGCTCTGGCGAGGAAGCGCCCGGTCTCCGTCCGGGGAGAGGCAGCGGTGagccgggcggggggggggggtggggggtcggTCAGGGGGGGGcattggcaggggctgggagGATCCCTGCTTGTTCGAGGCCTGCCAagatcctcgggggggggggagagggtctGACGCGGGTCGGGGCTCTGGAGACCCAGCGGGTTGCAGGCTGAGGTACCCAAGAGGATGCGCCGGGGCGAAAGGTGTGTTGCGTAGCCTGGGGTGCTGCAGGTGGGGCTGTGGCCCGCTTGGGGTTCAGTGTGTGGACTTCAGAGCCATAGTCTCGTAGGGGTTCCGCCAATGGGGAACGCTTCGCAACGACAtttgccaacgtggtgccctctagGTCAGTGTTAACCAAACGTAGGttgccagctgcttttggactacagttcccaatatctCTGACTGCTGGTtttgctagctggggatgatgggagttgtagtccagaaatagctggagacccaagtttgggaaacactgttctacatgatgttggactacaactcccatctgccccagctgatGGCCATGTAGAGGGCACCACTTTCGCAAAGGCTGCTCGAGCCAGTATGTGCAGCAGCTACAGCGTTGGTCAgggcaggacctgggagaccacagttcaaatccTACCACAGCCATGAAGCCCCTTTGGGGCAGTCACTGTCTCGGCTTAACCTCCCTGGCAAGGTTGCTATGGGGATTCAATGAGGTCGTGTGGGTGAAAGCTGCTATGGGGTTGCAACGTGCATATTTGAAAAGGTACATAAGATATAGGGCTCTGAGTTCCGGAGGTGTGGAGGGTTGTATGAAAGGGAGTGTTTGCGTAAGTGGGAGGGGGGCTCCGACTCATGTGCTGGTATGTTAGGCATGAAGGTGTCCCAGTGAGAATGCTTAGGAGCTCCTTTAGGGTCTTCAGTTTAGCATCCTGGATGACAGCAGGGCAGTAATAGCGATGTTGAGTTGAAAAGATTCCACATTTTCCAGCTCTTTGTTTTTCTATTAAAATGCTTCCATTTTATAAGTTTGTCACTAAGAATGAATGGATACCAAGTGCAATAATTCAATATTAGGCTACTTTGGTGTTTcaattttttaatctttatttgcTAAATGCAAGTAAAATGAACTTGCTAAATTAGATTACTCCAATGCATCACAATATCACAATATCTTCTGATGGAAACAGAAAGCTATTCAGTGCAAATTTCCCTAAgttgcatgggggagggggaattcatttattttattaaccCACATCACTGAGTTAGCAGTCAAGTTAGTAGAAATCCTCCCTGTGCTCTGGGGCAATTGTAATAGGAATTGTTAGAAATAACacagggtggggagggcagagctCTTGGTTCGCCTGTGGATGACTAGCTGGGAGCTATGCAGTTGTAATGGGGATTTTAGGAATGACAAGTGACATCCATGGAGTTGGGCTTTTTATTCTGGAGAGCTGAGAGACTGCAGCTGGGGTTGCTTGCAGATTTACAATAGAATGAAGAATGAGAATAAGATCAAAAGCTCTGGATTCTAGTAGGGGTTGGCTTAAGGGTGCAGCATTGGAATAGTCACAAGAGATCTGTGAGGGCATGGAAGTCATGTCAGTGGGGAAGGCTGGTGTCCCTAGGGGAGAAGCCAGCTGGAAATACAATTAGGGGCCACACTTAGGGGGTCAACCAAGGCTCCCCACAAGCCTGTTCCACCTGCAGGAGAAGGGGCAGGGCTGGGGCACACTGGGTTCAAAAGCCAGGGTGACAAGGGGTGAGAATACCTTGACATCTTCCCCAACTTTGaggtgggaaaggggggggtatCGCCTTTGTTGCACTAAACCTCAGAGCCATTTGGAAAATGATGAGAAGTCTACTTGCTGAGTGCCTCCTCCTAGGAGCAGTGTGGCCCCTCCACTCCCCCCAAGCACAGAGAAGGTCAGAGGCTACCCTTGCTTTCTCTAGGGGAAGACTGGCAAGTGCAATTGTGGATCCCTGACTAGGAAAACAGGAATGTGGATGCTGGAGACCCTGGTGATTATTAAGGGAAAGCCTTGGAGAAATTCACAGCAGAGCTTGGGGGGGTCACATAGTACATTATTATCTGGTACCACATTAATTCGTAATACTGGCATTTTATTATAAGCAGCAAAGAAAGGAAACATTCTTGTAAATTTAAATAATGTCTGCAATCCCAGCTGTCAAACAACTGCCCAAATACCGTAAAAGAAGTTTTATTCTGCATTGAAGTTTGGGCTCTGGCAAACCCTAAGTGAGAATCTGATCCATAAATGTGCAGCATTGTCAGAAATGCCCCTGTGCATTCCCTTGATGTTTGACATGGGTGCATCGATGTCATTGTCAAGAGAGTGCTTGTTGGTCAGGCTCAAGCCTTCACAAGGTTCACATACCGCCATTTCTGCAAATATTGTCGCTGTTACTTTCCACCCATGCAATTGCATCGTAATCACATCACGTTTCCTGCCATGGTCCCACACCTGAAATCCTCACTCCAATTCTCTCTCTGGTGTGACTGGAAGTGTGAACCATCTCTCAGTTTGCTTTAGTCTTCAAAGCTTAACACAGGATGAGTTAATTGGATGAAGGCTAGGAATGAAAGGAAGGGTATCTTACCAGTACTTGTAATGGGGCACCTTGAAGTGAAGGGAGAAGATTGGCTCAAGCTTAATAGATGATCGATAAAGTGAGCACTCTGAAGTTTGAGGAGGTGGGGGCTGAAGTATAGGGACATGAGAGTGTATGTGAATGGAGAGTGGCCATGGGCCAAGGGTTGCGGTGCGGGGGGGGcgtttgtggttttttgttttgaagaTCTGTTCTGCAAGATGTCATTGACACAGTAATGGGGCATTAGTGGAGGATGTACCCTGGACCAGCCACACACAATTCCACCTCCTTGGTTATTCTGTGATGCCTCCTCAGCATTATTGCATTATTGTCGTCTGGAGGGGCACCCCATTGCAGCATAAAGAGATATggggtttcagcaggaagttaaacATGGAAACAAAGTTGTAGGTCTGTCCTGAAACTTAAAAAACAGTATTGAAACTGAGATTGCATATAACCATCCCAACACCATCatgagctgctgcttcttcttcttctgcgatcactcgtagcagagtaagattgtcttccatgaacacagtgaACCATCATGAGCAGCTAGATGGGAGCTGCTGTGACTGCTGAGGAATAAGGAGTGGATGGGATGAAATTATTTTGGTCCtgagatttatttattctgaTTACTCCTTTTATGTCCCatctttttatcctcacagcaaccctgtgaggtaggttaggcagagaaacagtgactgccccaagatcacccagtgagcttcatgcttgAGCTGGGAtctgaatcctggtctcccaagtgCTAGTACAACACTTGTGAGGTGGCCTTCCTCAGTAACAAACAATGAAGTAATATATATTTTGTCACTGTTGATGTTTTAAAGATCTGAAGTAGCACAGTCCAACTTCCTCTTGACTTGGGAAGGCATCTCCAGCGTTGGGCTTCCCTGTTTGACCAGCCATGATTCACAGCCTCTTCCTGATCAACTCTTCTGGGGACATCTTCCTTGAGAAACACTGGAAAAGTGTGGTTAGCCGCTCGGTTTGTGACTACTTCTTTGAGGCACAAGAAAGAGCCTCAGAGGCAGAAAATGTGCCCCCCGTGATCCCCACCCCTCACCACTATCTCTTGAGTGTTTATCGGCACAAGATCTTCTTTGTGGCAGTGATCCAGACAGAGGTACCCCCGCTTTTTGTCATTGAATTTCTTCATCGAGTTGTGGATACTTTTCAGGTAAGTAAAAtggcatgaggactagaaactggTGCAGGATTCTGTGTTTTGTCACAGGACACCTTACGATCAGGAACatacgaagctgccttatgcagagtcaggccaCTGCTCTATCTAGTTTTGCATGGtctacactggggggggggggctcaaaacCCTCCAGATGGTGGACTATtcgtttgtctgtctgtctgtctgtttgtttgatAGGCTGGACTATTTATTTGTTAAGCTTTCAGACTGCTTTTCAGGAAATGTTTGCAACTCATGCAATCACTAGACATTGGGCATGGTGGCTGGGGaggatggaagttggagtccatctTCGGGCTCTTGGCCACACAGACTCCTAGACCCCCATTTAAAAGGCCACCTCAGAGATGCTCCAGTtctctttcttaattttttaCCCTTCCTTACAGAAAAAAATGGCTTTCGTCTCCTTTCTTACTTTGGGCATGCTCAGATTGCACACCCACCACAATTTTCTAACTACCTGCCAGCACATGAGAAACAGTGATGGAATCTGAGTTGTAATCTGATGAGCTGAGCATCAGGGATGCTTCTCTGCACTCCTTCATTATTTATGGGCCTCATTTTCTCCAGTTACTGCTGTAGCTTCCTGGTGGCTGTAAGAAAAGGGCCGGGGAAGACGGGGAGGGAGAACCCACCCTCCCAAATTTCGGAAGCTCCAACCCAACTTGGGTCACAATGCAGGGTGATGTTCTCCACATTGAAATGAACAGGGCCAGATGCTTCCTAACGTCTAATGGCTTTATACTGCAATTCTTCCAAATAACTTGTGGTGACAAACAGGGGTCTCTCCCCCCTGCCctgtccccgccccccaccacacAAATATTCCCACTTTATCCCCACAAGACCCCTATGGAAGAGGTTAGGTCAGTAAATAGTCACTGGCTCCAAGGGTGCCGAGTGAGCCTCATGGCTGGGGGACATTTAAACGCTTGTCTCCTTGGCCCTATTCCAGCATTCTCGCCACTATTACAGAGTGCTCTGGTTCACTTCCAGGTGGACCAGCATTGCTCCTCAGTTATTTTACtttactgtgttttgttttgttttttaaaaaatactaaaatgctttttataaatctcagagtggttcacagtatacataaaatcaataaataacacCAATTAAAACATTGACAAGCCATATActtttcaacagcagcagcagcgaccaaGAGAGCAAAATTCcgcctgaatcccagttgctggaaaccacagtgggtgtgactgctcttgtgctcgagtgctgcttccaggtttcccacagacctctggttggccacaggttgttggactagatgggtcattggcctgatccagcaggttcttaaaATGTTCTTAAAGGAGTTCTATACCAGCAGTCAAGGAACACCAGAAAGGTCTTCAGTTGTCTGCAAAAGGCCTCCATTGTCTATAATCACCTGGTCTCTATAGGGAGCTTGTTGCGCAAAATGGGCTCCACAATGGAAAAGGCCCTCCTTTGAACCCATGCCAAATGGACTTTGGTATGGgtagcagtgccccccccccatcgcagTCACCTGCATGGACCGTGGATGGAAAAGGCTGAGCtaacctggtcccaagctgtcCCATTCATTCCTTGTGATCTTGTGCAAGAGAACATCTCCCTGGGTTGTATCCCGTGGGCCAGGACTCCCCCTCTCTCACTCTGCTGCTTCCAGTGATACCTCAAAACTCCTGCTTCCTCCCCTTACTACACAGGGAAACCACCTCTGGCGTTTCTTTTCATGGGGAATAAGCGGAGCTCTCCCTCTTTGGCCTGTTTCAGCAGACACTCTGAGGAGGCTTGTTTACCTTGTTTCCACACACAGGATTATTTTGGAGTCTGCTCTGAGATTGTCATCAAGGACAATGTCGTGGTGGTCTatgaggtgctggaggagatgctGGACAATGGATTCCCATTGGCTACTGAGTCCAACATTTTGAAGGAGCTGATCAAGCCCCCGACCATCCTACGGACAGTAGTCAACACCATTACAGGTCTGTgattttgtgtctgtgtgtgtgtgtgtgtgtgtgtgtgtgtgtgtggtctccaTATAACCTATTTATTGAGCGTTCACCCTGATTTGTTCGCAGCGAGATTGGATGGCGTTAACGGATGAGCACGCATTCTCATTTGTTGGTGGGGTGGTTAGATGGTGATGCAGCGCAGCGAGagttatctcacactttccactggattttcccatccctggtaGCGGGCGAGGGCTGAGCCTTAACAGGTGAACTAGTGGAGAACTGGTGTAAGAGCTTTAAAGTAAAAATGTTTCACAGCTGCATTTTGCAACTGGAAGTTTGTCTCCACTGAGACAAGTAGGATCTGCTTGCAAGTAAAATTTATGCAGGGTTGCACCTGTTGATGAGAGATGCATCAGACTCTGGGGGTGTTCATAACTTCCTGAAGAATCTTCACTGCATGTGCTAGATGGATCCCATGACTGACTGTTTTCACTGTGGAAGTGTATGTGGCATTGTGGACCTCCTCTTGACAAAGAGCACAGCCAGGTTTATCCTCCTGAACAGCTGGAATGAATGGAAGAGGCAGCTCTTTCAGCTCAGTTCAGATGATGTCATGAAGACTGTCATGAACAAGTTTGACAACCGAATGGTTCTGAGACACTATTCTGCATGTAGACAGCCTTTTCCCTGCAACTGACCCATATTCAGTTCAACAACTGTTCTCCATATTTGGGTTTGCCCGCTTTTCACTTCTAATTTCTGTCAATGTGTTTTCTCACACTGCGTACAGGTCAGTGAGCTGATTGTCTGCACTGACGGCAGGGAACCTATGGCTCTCTAGATATCATTGGGTTCCAACTCTTACCAGCCTCAGCTCAcatggcctgtggtcagggatgaggagaTTTGGAGCcttaacaacatctagagggtttcccattcctggtttgcatgcagattgTATGCCTGTAAAAGCATATTGTTGTACGTGACCTTGGTTTTTTGGTTATTATTTACTGTAAAAGCCCCCACAGCTCCTACCTTCAAATAGTCTCATTTGGTCATCAGTGGCTGTGTTTGGATGATCAAATCTTGGCTTAATAGGCCAAGTTATGAGCCAGCattgttcctccacatgcagctgctttgctcctcccttcaTATGATGGGGAAATGAGCCAGGAAGCTGCAGTTTAAAAATAGCTTCTTATTATGTACCAACCAGGAAACTATGATTAATGACTTCTCAGCAAGCCAGAATATGGAGACACAGCTTAAAGTTGGTTGGCTTGGAAGCAGTTAACCATAGTTTGTTGGTTTGAATGTAAGTAGAAGCTATGGTTAACTGTTGCACGTACCCATTGTCTCCAACTGTAGCTTTGGGAACCTAAACAAAGCTTACCTGAAAAAGCAACTTCTCCCATTCATCCTAGATCTCTGTGAGGATGAAGGCAGCCAAGAGGTTATGCTTCAGTTTGATAATAATGTTCTCAGGGCTAACGGTGATGGGATCTGTCTTGCCAATGtggagattttgtttttatttatttttatttataacttGTTCTGAACCACAAACTAACAGTCAGAATCCCAGCAGGGATCTTGCCCTCCCATGTTCCCACACTGTAAGATTTATACACAGTTTCAGTGAGCTTAAGACAATGTTCATGCATACGACTTCTCCTACTGTACCAAAACATCCCTCCAGAAGGTGTCCCTGGAGGGCGAATGCCTGACAGACATGCAGGAACATATGCAAAGAAGATTTTTCCAGAAGACACAAATACCCCCAGGTTTGGTGCGTTCCTTGCCATAAAAATGTTAGGAAATTTATGTGTGAGTAGCTCTCATTAACCTCAGTGAGACTTAGCTGCTCCCTTTGGGCTGTGGGAAATTTTGCTGCAAGAGTTGCAAACTTCCATATACATACAGCTTCTGCCCTATGAATCTGGTAtgcagaagaaaaatattttggcTCTTCCTGGTGGGAACTCCTTGCACTAAATGCAATCTGAAAATACTGCTGTTTCTGAGGGATATAGCAGTGTTTTGCTGTGGTATAAGGGTATGAGAAATTAGGAAATGGGTTTAGCTGTCCACTTGTCTACTGCCATCTCTCTTAACCTTTTCAGGAAGCACCAATGTGGGAGAGCAGCTCCCCACAGGACAGCTGTCTGTTGTTCCTTGGCGAAGAACCGGTGTGAAGTATACCAACAACGAGGCCTATTTTGATGTGATTGAGGAGATAGATGCCATCATTGAGAAATCAGGTACACAGAGCTATATTCGCTAGGCAGCAGTGTCCTTGCCTCAatgaacagaagcagcagcattttggGCCAAAGGAAGACGCATTTCAATGCATTCCCTTCCTcttgttcatttcatttctctcatCAGTGATGGTGTTTGCATGCTTCTTTTCAGACGTAACGTACAAAGTGATTTGCCATTTTGAAAAGTCTCAACTACGATTAGCCATAATCAGTGTCCAAAGTGATTTCCCCAGGGTTTCCTGGCCTCCTTTGTGACCCACTTGGCTTTTATTTCCCATGGCAGGTTCCACGATTACGGCTGAAATCCAAGGGGTGATTGATGCTTGCGTGAAATTAACTGGGATGCCAGACCTTACCCTCTCCTTTATGGTAAAGTTTGAGAGGAAGGacctcttgcttgcttttttcaTGCTCTGAGTAGACCTACTGGAATTAAGGATCATCACAAGCTTATGGAACCCTCCATATGTCCTTTCTGTTGTGCGTTCATGATTATTTGCACTCATGGTGTTGATGGGGCAGGTATATGCAATCCCACTTGCTATACTGCTTGTGCCTGCAAAACCTTCGGGGCAGACACCCTGCTTCATCTCCAATCCATGCATGTCTTGTAACTTTCTGCTGaaatattgtaatttttttatactgtaaatattctgtttgttttttgtccttCTTTTATTGCGCTATAGTGCAATAATGGCCCACCAGGCAGCAATGATCTGGTCGCGTTGGGCAAACATTGCAGAACAAATGAAGTGGAATGACGTGGGTGGGTGGTCCATTAATCTCTGTGGTTCCAGTTTTATTGGATACAACTCTGTGCTGCTCTTCCGTATAAACATTTCGGGGTGGCATGTGTAATATAGTAGAACAGTTGGTGTTTAAAGACATTCACATGCCAGATAGTAAAAAAGCAGGAGGAGCCAAGCAGGAAAATGGCTGCATACTGGGATGCTTGggcaaattttaaaattatttgcctGGCAACAGTACAGCATCAGAGTCAGCAGCAGGCAAGCGCCCCTAGAGAAGGCATTCCATATCTGGCTATATGGAGCCTCACAACAGAGAGATACCTTTTTCCTGCTCTCTCCATGCCTTGCTTCAGATGTCAGGGAAGCCTGGAAGATGACCTCTGATGACCATCAAGCCCAAGGGGGCTTTTGTGGTCCTTCATCACTTGATGAGTGTTGAGGTCCAGGCATTCAAGTGGGGCTTGTCATGCAGACCCACCAAGGTTCCCTGGGGGAAGATGCCAGAGGAACTGATGGTGTGGGTGGAAGGAGGGTTTAGACTAGGGGTGGGGCACACTTTTTCAGCTGAAGGGCCATATTTCCTTCTTGGCAACCCCCTGGGGGCCACCTGACAGTGGTGCATGGAGACAGAGGcaaaagcaagcagagcagcaaacCTTCCTcgcttccatccagacaagcaagagccactatcagagttcaagggcacctATCCAAGCGAAAGCACCCAAGGAGGGTGCAATGCAtggctggggagggtgtgtgacctggggagagtcccaatgGCCCATCCCTCAATTTGACCCCTGAA is a window from the Lacerta agilis isolate rLacAgi1 chromosome 8, rLacAgi1.pri, whole genome shotgun sequence genome containing:
- the AP3M2 gene encoding AP-3 complex subunit mu-2, whose amino-acid sequence is MIHSLFLINSSGDIFLEKHWKSVVSRSVCDYFFEAQERASEAENVPPVIPTPHHYLLSVYRHKIFFVAVIQTEVPPLFVIEFLHRVVDTFQDYFGVCSEIVIKDNVVVVYEVLEEMLDNGFPLATESNILKELIKPPTILRTVVNTITGSTNVGEQLPTGQLSVVPWRRTGVKYTNNEAYFDVIEEIDAIIEKSGSTITAEIQGVIDACVKLTGMPDLTLSFMNPRLLDDVSFHPCVRFKRWESERILSFIPPDGNFRLLSYHVSAQNLVSIPVYVKHNISFRDSNSLGRFEITVGPKQTMGKTVEGVMVTSQMPKGVLNMTLTPSQGTHTFDPVTKLLSWDVGKINPQKLPNLKGTMSLQAGASKPDENPTINLQFRIQQLAISGLKVNRLDMYGEKYKPFKGIKYMTKAGKFQVRT